A genomic window from Vampirovibrio chlorellavorus includes:
- a CDS encoding aspartate carbamoyltransferase catalytic subunit translates to MAIHPPLPGSGSWNRRHVIDSASLTYEEVQEVLRTAASFAHILSRPVKKIPTLRGKVVVNMFYENSTRTRTSFELAAQYLSADAINFSVSSSSVKKGESLIDTAETLAAMGTDAVVIRHASSGVCQQLANYFGDRMCILNAGDGYHDHPTQGLLDLFSLKNRMDDLLGKKIVIVGDILHSRVARSNIHLLKLFGAEVHLLAPSTLLPMNIEALGCKAHTDIEEALRDADVVMCLRMQLERQRAGLIPALREYIRFYSITQERLDRFCKPDVLVMHPGPMNRGVEIASDVADNQQLSLITNQVTSGVAIRMALLYLCMSTPTERSGLERFQSSQFQGSQSNQSLQEGVLAV, encoded by the coding sequence ATGGCTATACATCCCCCGTTACCGGGTAGTGGGAGTTGGAACCGGCGACATGTCATCGATTCGGCGTCTCTCACCTACGAAGAAGTGCAAGAGGTCCTGCGCACCGCGGCGTCCTTTGCCCATATCCTGAGTCGACCGGTCAAAAAAATTCCCACCTTGCGAGGCAAAGTGGTGGTCAATATGTTCTACGAGAACTCCACCCGCACCCGCACCAGCTTTGAGCTGGCCGCCCAGTATCTGAGTGCGGACGCCATCAATTTTTCGGTGTCCAGCTCTTCGGTGAAAAAGGGAGAATCCCTGATTGATACCGCCGAAACGTTGGCCGCCATGGGCACCGATGCCGTGGTTATTCGCCACGCCAGTTCCGGGGTGTGCCAGCAGTTGGCCAACTACTTCGGGGATCGCATGTGCATCCTCAACGCCGGGGATGGGTACCACGATCATCCCACCCAGGGCTTGCTGGATTTGTTCAGTCTGAAAAATCGAATGGATGATTTGCTGGGCAAAAAAATCGTGATTGTGGGCGATATCCTGCACAGCCGGGTGGCTCGCAGCAATATCCACCTGCTCAAATTATTCGGGGCCGAAGTGCATTTGCTGGCCCCCTCCACCCTGTTGCCCATGAACATTGAGGCGCTGGGTTGCAAGGCCCACACCGATATCGAGGAAGCCTTGCGGGACGCCGATGTGGTGATGTGCCTGCGCATGCAGCTGGAGCGTCAGCGGGCGGGCTTGATCCCGGCGTTGCGGGAGTACATTCGCTTTTACTCCATTACTCAGGAGCGTCTGGATCGGTTTTGCAAGCCGGATGTGCTGGTCATGCACCCCGGCCCTATGAACCGGGGCGTGGAGATCGCCAGCGATGTGGCTGATAACCAGCAACTGTCCCTGATTACCAATCAGGTCACCAGCGGGGTGGCCATTCGCATGGCCCTACTCTACCTGTGTATGAGTACCCCCACTGAGCGTTCCGGTCTGGAGCGCTTTCAAAGCAGTCAGTTTCAAGGCAGCCAGAGTAATCAGAGCTTGCAGGAAGGAGTGTTGGCCGTATGA
- a CDS encoding DEAD/DEAH box helicase, translated as MTQFQTLPLDAAVLKSLDQMGYQEMTPIQEMAIPKLLTGQDFLGQAPTGTGKTAAFGIPLISRLQAGSGNIDALILGPTRELVQQIAEELNRIGAEKGIQALPIFGGENVFVQKEALRERKAQIIVGTPGRVLDHIGQVTMDLSQTRMVILDEADEMLDMGFRPDIESIFKHLPGGRETWLFSATVSPEIRKIADQYMYHPEEVRIQPQTKTAENIQQLYYIVKDEEKHRLLRRIVKDHPDMYGIVFCQTKRDVVLLTRKMRDYYPIDCLHGAMAQGDRDQVMDAFRSGKLKLLVSTDIMARGIDVDNLTHVINFSPPHDPESYIHRIGRTARKGETGVAMTFFNPFEKRALEQLERRVKMGLQKHPSCELEFEDAPPKGYGRYQGAGNAGYSHGRGGQKPNGQHPNGQKRRPRRSGSGKPNPVAGPAGAAAAPTTAES; from the coding sequence ATGACTCAATTTCAAACCCTCCCCCTTGATGCTGCTGTTTTAAAATCCCTGGATCAGATGGGTTATCAGGAGATGACCCCCATTCAGGAAATGGCTATTCCCAAACTATTGACCGGACAGGATTTTTTAGGCCAGGCGCCTACCGGAACCGGTAAAACCGCCGCTTTCGGCATTCCGCTGATTAGCCGCTTGCAAGCGGGCAGTGGCAACATTGATGCCCTGATTCTGGGGCCCACCCGTGAATTGGTGCAGCAAATCGCCGAAGAGCTGAACCGCATTGGCGCTGAAAAGGGCATTCAGGCCCTGCCCATTTTTGGCGGGGAAAACGTATTTGTGCAAAAAGAAGCCCTGCGGGAGCGCAAGGCCCAGATTATCGTGGGAACGCCCGGCCGGGTGCTGGATCACATCGGGCAGGTCACCATGGATTTGTCTCAAACCCGCATGGTCATTCTGGATGAAGCTGATGAGATGCTGGATATGGGGTTCCGACCCGATATCGAATCCATCTTCAAGCATTTGCCCGGCGGTCGGGAAACCTGGCTGTTTTCGGCCACCGTGTCTCCAGAGATTCGCAAAATCGCCGATCAGTACATGTACCACCCGGAAGAAGTGCGGATTCAGCCGCAAACCAAAACGGCGGAAAATATCCAGCAGCTTTACTACATCGTGAAAGACGAGGAAAAGCATCGCCTGCTGCGCCGGATTGTGAAAGATCACCCGGATATGTACGGCATTGTGTTCTGCCAGACCAAGCGGGATGTGGTGCTGTTGACCCGTAAAATGCGGGATTACTACCCCATCGATTGCTTGCACGGGGCCATGGCTCAGGGCGATCGGGATCAGGTGATGGATGCTTTCCGTTCTGGCAAGCTCAAGTTGCTGGTTTCTACCGATATTATGGCCCGGGGCATTGATGTGGATAATCTGACCCATGTCATTAACTTCTCCCCCCCGCATGACCCGGAATCCTATATCCACCGCATCGGACGGACGGCCCGTAAAGGCGAGACCGGTGTGGCCATGACCTTTTTTAATCCCTTTGAAAAACGGGCTCTGGAGCAATTGGAACGTCGGGTGAAGATGGGCTTGCAAAAGCACCCCAGTTGCGAACTGGAGTTTGAGGACGCCCCTCCCAAAGGGTATGGACGTTATCAAGGGGCGGGAAATGCCGGTTATTCTCACGGTCGTGGCGGACAAAAGCCCAACGGGCAGCATCCCAATGGACAAAAACGCCGTCCCCGTCGATCCGGTTCCGGTAAGCCGAACCCGGTTGCGGGCCCAGCCGGGGCTGCTGCCGCACCCACCACGGCGGAAAGTTAA
- a CDS encoding thymidine phosphorylase, whose amino-acid sequence MNIIEIIDKKRRGLTHSHEEIATLVGMMESGKAHDYQISAWLMAVCIQGLNMDETTWLTQAFVDSGKKIDLSEAGGVVVDKHSTGGVGDKTTLALIPMLASAGVKVAKLSGRGLGFTGGTIDKLEAIPGFKTSLSGIEFVEQIQKLGMAISSQTADLAPADGKMYALRDVTATVASIPLIAASVISKKIAAGADVIVLDIKYGSGAFMGTLEDAKDLAFTCREVGKRLGKSISTVISAMNQPLGYAIGHSLEVIEIVNLLKGQGPQDLEDLCVRLGGVALIGAGRFDSLEEAESTLRAELHDGTALAKFKALIQAQRGDVGILDDFSLLPQPDRVLMVPSPQSGYIAEIDALEVAKSAKLVGAGRLTKDCPINLGVGVVLRKKVGDAVKEGETLVELHAGDKDHWEALEVLKKAFHFSPQPVTLPPLIEEVLVGDVWQKPSVQV is encoded by the coding sequence ATGAACATTATTGAGATTATAGATAAAAAACGCCGGGGGTTAACCCATTCCCACGAAGAGATTGCCACTTTGGTAGGCATGATGGAGTCGGGAAAAGCCCACGACTACCAGATTTCGGCCTGGTTGATGGCCGTGTGCATTCAGGGCCTCAATATGGACGAGACCACTTGGCTGACCCAGGCCTTTGTGGACTCCGGGAAGAAAATCGACCTGTCCGAGGCTGGCGGTGTGGTGGTCGATAAACACAGCACCGGCGGGGTGGGCGATAAAACTACCCTGGCGCTGATCCCCATGCTGGCCAGCGCCGGTGTCAAGGTGGCCAAGCTCTCCGGGCGGGGGCTGGGTTTTACCGGCGGCACTATCGACAAGCTGGAGGCCATTCCGGGATTTAAAACCTCCCTCAGCGGCATTGAATTCGTGGAGCAAATCCAGAAACTGGGCATGGCCATTTCCTCCCAAACCGCCGATTTGGCCCCTGCCGATGGCAAAATGTACGCCTTGCGGGATGTGACCGCCACAGTGGCCAGTATTCCCCTGATTGCGGCCTCGGTCATCTCCAAAAAAATTGCCGCCGGGGCTGACGTGATTGTGCTGGACATTAAATATGGCTCCGGGGCCTTTATGGGCACCCTGGAAGATGCCAAGGACCTGGCCTTCACCTGCCGGGAAGTGGGCAAGCGACTGGGTAAAAGTATTTCCACGGTCATTTCCGCCATGAACCAGCCTTTGGGCTATGCCATCGGGCATAGTCTGGAAGTCATCGAGATCGTCAACCTGCTGAAAGGGCAAGGCCCGCAGGATTTAGAGGATCTGTGCGTGCGGCTGGGCGGGGTGGCCCTGATTGGCGCCGGGCGATTTGACAGTCTGGAAGAAGCCGAAAGCACCCTGCGGGCTGAACTGCACGATGGAACCGCCTTGGCCAAATTCAAGGCCCTCATTCAGGCTCAGCGGGGGGATGTAGGCATTCTGGATGACTTCAGCCTGTTACCGCAGCCAGATCGGGTACTCATGGTACCTTCGCCACAATCGGGATACATTGCCGAGATTGATGCCCTGGAAGTGGCCAAATCCGCCAAGCTGGTGGGCGCCGGTCGCCTGACCAAGGATTGCCCCATCAACCTGGGGGTCGGCGTGGTGTTGCGTAAAAAGGTGGGCGATGCCGTGAAGGAAGGTGAAACACTGGTGGAGCTGCACGCCGGGGATAAAGATCATTGGGAGGCCCTTGAAGTACTGAAAAAAGCCTTCCACTTCTCCCCCCAACCCGTCACCCTTCCACCGT
- a CDS encoding purine-nucleoside phosphorylase produces MSFQEQLAEAVAYIQNHLSGQSLKGLVILGSGLGAFADTLQYSVAIDYKNIPHFQKSWVQGHAGRLVIGDVAPGFTIACMQGRFHYYEGHSMETVVFPVRVLKQLGIEFLIVTNAAGGINPAFQPGTLMLIEDHLNLMGDNPLRGENHDSLGPRFPDMSEAYSKPLRVLAQQVAQDNSVELASGVYAGLSGPTYETPAEVRMLRALGADAVGMSTVPEVIAANHMGLSVLGISCITNAACGLSDQKLSHQEVMETAEQARQRFTTLLSGVLIQLASQAAGALSQVGR; encoded by the coding sequence ATGTCTTTTCAGGAACAATTGGCCGAAGCCGTCGCCTATATCCAGAATCACCTGTCCGGTCAGTCTCTAAAGGGGCTGGTCATCTTGGGATCTGGGCTGGGGGCCTTTGCGGATACCTTGCAATATTCGGTTGCCATCGATTACAAAAATATTCCCCATTTCCAAAAGTCCTGGGTGCAGGGACACGCGGGCCGTCTGGTGATTGGGGATGTGGCGCCCGGCTTTACCATCGCCTGCATGCAGGGGCGTTTTCACTACTATGAAGGGCACTCCATGGAGACGGTGGTTTTTCCAGTGCGAGTTTTGAAGCAACTGGGCATTGAGTTTTTGATTGTGACCAACGCCGCGGGCGGCATTAATCCCGCATTCCAGCCGGGGACGCTGATGCTGATTGAGGATCATTTGAACTTGATGGGCGATAATCCGCTGCGGGGAGAGAACCATGACAGTCTGGGGCCTCGTTTCCCGGATATGAGTGAAGCCTACAGCAAGCCACTCCGCGTCCTGGCCCAGCAAGTGGCTCAGGATAACAGTGTTGAGCTGGCGTCCGGGGTTTACGCCGGACTCAGTGGACCCACCTACGAAACACCCGCCGAGGTGCGCATGCTACGTGCGTTGGGTGCGGATGCCGTGGGTATGTCCACCGTGCCAGAGGTGATTGCGGCCAATCACATGGGGCTTTCCGTGCTGGGGATTTCCTGTATTACCAACGCCGCTTGTGGCCTGTCGGATCAGAAATTGAGCCATCAGGAAGTGATGGAAACAGCCGAGCAAGCCCGTCAGCGCTTTACCACCTTGCTCAGTGGGGTCTTGATCCAGTTGGCCAGTCAGGCTGCGGGCGCTTTGTCGCAGGTGGGCCGGTGA
- a CDS encoding DEAD/DEAH box helicase, protein MSGFQLEDFQAQLDFPLDDFQQEAIRNISEGHSVVVCAPTGSGKTIIAEYAAMRALAEGKKIFYTTPLKALSNQKYFDLKKQYGEANVGLLTGDSSFNRDARIIVMTTEIFRNMLYGIEGDSSVLSYLGYVVLDECHYMNDSERGTVWEECIIYCPDNIQLIALSATVANAAELTDWINEVHHDTRLIWSDFRPVPLRFSFYDRDRLLPLFEPIGADGQKKLNRKLKLDLKGQRFAKGSRFFRPNELISAMAEKDMLPAIFFTFSRKDCDKHLEYTFPLKLLSPAERKQLERKVDEFVAQNPFLESSPQIKFIRNGFASHHAGLLPAMKHLVETLFQQGLIKVVFATETLAAGINMPARSTVITKISKRTNDGHRILTASEFLQMSGRAGRRGMDDVGYVIIVSSQYEGAQEAATLASSPPEPLNSQFTPTYGMVLNLLQKHSLEQAEFLIRQSFGQFTAARRLRPLEESKAHHEAELQQLLGFKCPVGVTDKDFHGYLRAKELVHETARFVRILQKQLKQHGNSPEVHKQLNHEQGKLNNLRATINSSPCNRCDVLRKHERVEERIQREQRKLKTVNRLLEEENNTHWRRFMNIYALLRETEYLNEQDKPTRRGELTAQIRSENEYAMAEILLAVGVIDDLTAPQLAALVSALLNDSNRENLYVKFHLSNAVGEALNKVDLLLQRVDRLQRKHKVAVGLILNPVASGLVEAWAMGWAWERLTGITNIGEGDIVRLLRRTADILRQISRIDTLPLNIRLTAKEALKLIDREPIKEIELIEEPVSVAVAATSPVEPATEAGQLLPFPSVDSLNGASENLAVNADAAEESESEPEATLGVDSFQEALPQTPELPQS, encoded by the coding sequence ATGAGCGGATTTCAACTGGAAGATTTTCAGGCCCAGCTCGATTTTCCGCTGGATGATTTCCAGCAGGAGGCCATTCGCAATATTTCCGAGGGGCACAGTGTGGTGGTGTGCGCCCCCACCGGTAGCGGGAAAACCATCATCGCTGAATACGCCGCCATGCGGGCCCTGGCCGAAGGGAAAAAAATCTTTTACACCACGCCGCTCAAGGCTTTGAGCAACCAGAAGTATTTTGATTTGAAAAAGCAGTACGGCGAGGCCAACGTGGGCTTGCTGACCGGGGATTCCTCCTTTAACCGGGATGCCCGTATTATTGTGATGACCACTGAAATCTTCCGCAACATGTTGTACGGCATTGAGGGCGATAGCAGTGTCCTCAGCTATCTGGGCTATGTGGTGCTGGATGAGTGCCACTACATGAACGACTCCGAGCGGGGCACGGTGTGGGAAGAGTGCATTATTTACTGTCCGGACAACATTCAGCTCATCGCCTTGTCTGCCACGGTGGCCAATGCCGCGGAGCTGACCGACTGGATCAATGAGGTACACCACGATACCCGGCTGATCTGGAGCGATTTTCGTCCGGTGCCGCTGCGCTTTTCCTTCTACGATCGGGATCGCCTGCTGCCCCTGTTTGAACCCATTGGCGCTGACGGGCAGAAAAAGCTCAATCGCAAGCTGAAACTGGACCTGAAGGGCCAGCGCTTCGCCAAGGGCAGTCGCTTTTTCCGGCCCAACGAGCTGATTTCGGCCATGGCGGAGAAGGACATGCTGCCCGCCATCTTCTTTACCTTCAGCCGCAAGGATTGCGATAAGCATTTGGAGTACACCTTCCCCCTCAAGCTGTTGTCTCCCGCCGAGCGCAAACAGTTAGAGCGTAAGGTGGATGAGTTCGTGGCCCAGAATCCCTTTCTGGAGAGCAGCCCCCAGATCAAGTTCATTCGTAATGGCTTTGCTAGTCACCATGCCGGGTTACTGCCGGCCATGAAGCATCTGGTGGAGACTTTGTTTCAGCAGGGCCTGATTAAAGTGGTCTTTGCCACGGAGACCTTGGCCGCGGGCATCAACATGCCGGCCCGCTCTACGGTCATTACCAAGATTTCCAAGCGCACCAACGACGGGCACCGTATCCTGACGGCCAGCGAGTTCCTGCAAATGTCCGGACGGGCCGGGCGGCGGGGCATGGATGACGTGGGCTACGTGATCATCGTCAGTTCCCAGTACGAAGGGGCCCAAGAGGCGGCCACTCTGGCCAGCAGCCCGCCGGAGCCCCTGAACAGCCAGTTCACGCCCACCTATGGCATGGTTTTGAACCTGTTGCAGAAGCACAGTTTGGAGCAAGCGGAATTCCTGATTCGGCAGAGTTTCGGCCAATTTACCGCCGCTCGGCGCTTGCGCCCCCTGGAGGAGTCTAAAGCCCATCACGAGGCCGAATTACAGCAGTTGTTAGGCTTCAAATGCCCGGTAGGGGTCACGGACAAGGATTTTCACGGCTACTTGCGGGCCAAGGAACTGGTGCATGAAACCGCCCGCTTTGTGCGCATTTTGCAGAAGCAGCTCAAACAGCATGGCAATTCCCCGGAAGTGCATAAGCAGCTGAATCACGAGCAGGGCAAGCTGAATAACCTTCGGGCCACCATAAACAGCAGTCCTTGTAACCGCTGCGATGTGCTACGCAAGCACGAGCGGGTGGAGGAGCGCATTCAGCGGGAGCAGCGCAAGCTGAAGACGGTGAATCGCTTGCTGGAGGAAGAGAATAATACCCATTGGCGGCGCTTTATGAACATTTACGCCTTGCTGCGAGAGACCGAATACCTGAACGAGCAGGACAAACCCACTCGTCGTGGGGAGCTGACCGCCCAGATTCGCTCGGAGAACGAGTATGCCATGGCTGAAATTCTGCTGGCCGTTGGGGTGATTGATGATCTGACGGCCCCGCAGTTGGCCGCTTTGGTATCCGCCTTGCTGAACGACAGCAACCGGGAGAATTTATACGTCAAATTCCACTTGTCCAATGCGGTGGGAGAGGCCTTAAACAAGGTGGATCTGCTCTTGCAGCGGGTGGATCGTCTGCAACGCAAGCACAAGGTGGCCGTGGGCCTGATTCTGAACCCGGTGGCCAGCGGGCTGGTGGAAGCCTGGGCCATGGGCTGGGCCTGGGAACGCCTGACGGGTATTACCAATATCGGGGAAGGCGATATTGTGCGCTTACTGCGGCGTACCGCCGATATCCTGCGGCAAATCAGCCGCATTGATACCTTGCCCCTGAACATTCGCCTGACCGCCAAAGAGGCCCTGAAGCTGATTGATCGGGAACCCATCAAGGAAATCGAGCTGATTGAAGAGCCGGTGAGCGTGGCGGTGGCAGCCACATCGCCGGTGGAGCCTGCCACCGAGGCGGGGCAATTATTGCCGTTTCCCAGTGTTGATTCACTTAATGGCGCCTCTGAAAACCTGGCCGTAAATGCTGATGCCGCTGAGGAATCAGAATCGGAACCAGAAGCCACGCTTGGCGTCGACAGTTTCCAAGAGGCTTTGCCCCAGACCCCGGAGTTACCCCAGTCATGA
- a CDS encoding dihydroorotase, which translates to MKTLLKGGRVIDPASGLDAVMDVLIDGTQVAAIAPNIAPEQADEVVSLTPQHWVTPGLVDVHVHFRDPGSPDKETTETGAAAAIAGGFTTVCVMPNTSPVIDSTPMVQYILNAAKPTGIQIFPIAAVTRGLEGEEMTAIGTLVSQGAVAFSDDGKPVSSANMMRKALEYSKMFDVPIVCHAEDCSLFGNGVMHEGYYSTLLGLPGIPSVAESVMVARDIELVRFTGGRVHFAHISSKESVALIRKAKAEGLPITAETTPHYLALTDACCQAYDPDFKMNGPLRGEADREALIEAVMDGTIDMIATDHAPHTPDEKSMAFDCSPNGVIGLETSLGVVLTQLFHTAKLSPTAIIELMSSKPAEVFKLKDSGRLSVGQRADITVIDPEKEWTVDPARFRSKSRNSPFKGQALKGRAILTFANGQCLFREPGSLLATSSL; encoded by the coding sequence ATGAAGACTTTACTGAAAGGCGGACGGGTCATTGACCCCGCTTCCGGCCTGGATGCCGTGATGGATGTGCTGATTGACGGAACGCAGGTGGCGGCTATCGCTCCCAATATCGCCCCCGAGCAGGCGGATGAAGTCGTTTCGCTGACCCCGCAGCATTGGGTCACGCCGGGCTTGGTGGATGTTCATGTTCACTTCCGCGATCCGGGCAGCCCGGACAAGGAAACCACGGAAACTGGAGCCGCCGCGGCCATTGCGGGGGGCTTTACCACGGTGTGTGTGATGCCCAACACCTCGCCGGTCATTGATAGCACCCCCATGGTGCAGTACATCCTGAATGCGGCCAAGCCCACCGGGATTCAGATTTTCCCCATCGCTGCGGTTACCCGTGGACTGGAAGGGGAGGAGATGACCGCCATTGGCACCTTGGTCAGTCAGGGGGCAGTGGCTTTCTCCGATGATGGGAAGCCGGTGTCCAGCGCTAACATGATGCGCAAGGCTCTGGAGTATTCCAAAATGTTTGACGTGCCCATTGTCTGCCACGCCGAGGATTGCTCCCTGTTTGGCAACGGGGTGATGCACGAAGGGTATTACTCCACCCTGCTGGGCTTGCCGGGCATTCCTTCTGTTGCTGAAAGCGTGATGGTAGCTCGGGATATTGAACTGGTTCGCTTCACCGGCGGTCGGGTGCATTTTGCCCATATTTCCAGCAAGGAAAGCGTGGCCCTGATTCGTAAGGCCAAAGCGGAAGGACTGCCCATTACCGCTGAAACCACCCCGCATTACCTGGCCCTGACCGATGCTTGCTGTCAGGCTTATGACCCGGATTTTAAAATGAACGGCCCCTTGCGGGGAGAAGCGGATCGGGAAGCGCTGATTGAGGCGGTCATGGATGGCACCATTGACATGATCGCCACGGATCACGCCCCGCATACACCGGATGAGAAATCGATGGCCTTTGACTGCTCGCCCAATGGGGTCATCGGCCTGGAGACTTCTTTGGGGGTGGTGTTAACCCAGTTGTTCCATACGGCCAAGCTGAGTCCCACGGCCATTATTGAACTCATGTCCTCCAAACCGGCGGAAGTCTTCAAGCTGAAGGACTCTGGCAGATTGTCGGTCGGGCAGCGGGCCGATATTACGGTGATTGACCCGGAGAAGGAATGGACGGTGGATCCGGCCCGGTTCCGCAGTAAATCCCGCAACAGTCCCTTCAAGGGGCAAGCCCTGAAAGGTCGGGCCATTCTGACTTTTGCCAACGGCCAGTGCCTATTCCGAGAACCCGGTTCGTTGCTGGCTACGTCCTCCTTATAG
- a CDS encoding glycosyltransferase family 39 protein, protein MKRMKPWAWMLLAVILVIAAMARFYRLEEKSLWSDEIATIATSMGNSIDPEAFALRGERFDPPAPVAASVYRAKATQSHGAGNWGQTAEVLKANVHPPLFFMLMNRWIHQVGLAPGTLRIPAALFGLLSVGLMFGLAFKLADWDSKNFLGHQREGFALLAAAFMAFSAYQVDHAQDARQYTLLIALALTACWLAVSLIQRQGKSVWRWGVLALLLAAGLYTQYFFGLFGGLMVVLLLAFGGRHKRIRVGSLACGLLVLLLLLPWLPVFREQLVFLKLAGHYTAGLWNPLQLPEKLWRIFCEFFLPENKAGKVVPLLVLLIGIGGGLWHRGQGQQTEAEIGQPKVLGLSPVLALILLWLLVLVGGQIGLDLLKDSHTATIRRYLLLASPAVYLLMAYVLCVGYRAFSRGRSRWIPRVLTGALLALMLGDTWHYLCRDHTASDEFKQAVRHIHQQGQPQDLVLMSKTGAMAVGLAFYLNPETRLWGIDVPTASTLSPGSETVKRLSAVLGQLPKSAGVWLVFSHTAPSTRSRLSGLLTDLGYQAGSELKVPGVRLTRWQKVSD, encoded by the coding sequence ATGAAGCGGATGAAACCCTGGGCCTGGATGCTATTGGCCGTCATTTTAGTGATTGCGGCCATGGCCCGTTTTTACCGGCTTGAGGAAAAAAGCCTGTGGAGTGATGAAATCGCCACCATTGCCACCAGCATGGGCAATTCTATTGATCCGGAAGCCTTTGCCCTGCGGGGAGAGCGCTTTGATCCGCCCGCTCCTGTGGCGGCTTCGGTTTACCGGGCCAAGGCTACCCAGTCACACGGGGCTGGCAACTGGGGACAAACCGCTGAGGTACTGAAAGCCAACGTGCATCCGCCTTTGTTTTTTATGCTGATGAACCGCTGGATTCATCAGGTTGGGTTGGCGCCGGGAACGCTGCGAATCCCGGCTGCGCTGTTTGGGCTGCTGTCGGTCGGGTTGATGTTTGGCCTGGCCTTTAAGTTGGCGGATTGGGATTCGAAGAACTTTCTTGGTCACCAGCGGGAAGGGTTTGCCCTGCTGGCCGCCGCTTTTATGGCCTTTTCCGCCTATCAGGTGGATCATGCCCAGGATGCCCGGCAGTACACCCTGCTGATTGCTTTGGCCTTGACTGCCTGCTGGCTGGCGGTGTCTTTAATACAACGTCAAGGGAAAAGTGTGTGGCGCTGGGGGGTGCTGGCCCTCTTGCTGGCCGCTGGGCTCTACACCCAGTACTTTTTTGGCCTGTTTGGCGGGTTGATGGTTGTTCTCTTGCTGGCGTTCGGCGGGCGGCACAAACGGATTCGGGTGGGTTCGCTGGCTTGTGGTTTGCTGGTTCTTCTGTTGCTGTTGCCCTGGCTACCCGTGTTTCGGGAGCAGCTGGTGTTTTTGAAGCTGGCCGGACACTATACGGCCGGGCTGTGGAATCCGCTTCAATTACCAGAAAAGCTGTGGCGCATTTTTTGTGAGTTTTTCCTGCCAGAGAACAAGGCCGGTAAAGTGGTGCCGCTGTTGGTATTGTTGATAGGCATCGGGGGGGGGCTCTGGCATCGGGGGCAGGGGCAGCAGACCGAAGCAGAGATTGGCCAGCCGAAGGTCCTGGGGCTTTCCCCCGTGCTGGCTTTGATTTTACTGTGGTTGCTGGTGCTGGTGGGCGGACAAATCGGCCTGGATTTGCTGAAGGATTCGCACACGGCCACCATTCGGCGCTATTTGTTGCTGGCCAGCCCGGCGGTGTATTTGCTGATGGCTTATGTCCTGTGTGTGGGGTACAGGGCTTTTTCCAGGGGGCGTTCCCGCTGGATTCCCCGGGTGTTGACCGGGGCTTTGTTGGCCTTGATGCTGGGGGACACCTGGCACTATTTGTGCCGGGATCACACCGCTTCCGATGAGTTTAAACAGGCGGTCCGCCACATTCACCAGCAGGGGCAGCCCCAGGATTTGGTGTTGATGAGTAAAACCGGGGCCATGGCCGTGGGGCTGGCATTTTACCTGAATCCTGAAACCCGTCTGTGGGGGATTGATGTGCCCACTGCCAGCACCCTAAGTCCCGGTTCGGAGACGGTGAAGCGCCTGAGCGCAGTGCTGGGTCAGCTTCCGAAGTCCGCCGGGGTGTGGCTGGTTTTTTCTCATACCGCGCCCAGTACCCGCAGCCGGTTGTCCGGGTTGTTGACGGACTTGGGGTATCAGGCTGGTTCCGAGCTGAAAGTCCCCGGGGTACGACTGACCCGCTGGCAAAAGGTCTCCGACTGA
- a CDS encoding alpha/beta hydrolase: MDGAKKGVLLIHGLTGSPLEMQPIESCLRQGGYYTRLITLPGHGERPEKRFFETSALEILDHCAAEYERFASLVDEVYIVGHSLGGICTLLTAAVRPPKLGGIVVFSAPYEHAYFYNHLRGLTQMSFPQLVRSIYLAPRDRIVFNRPDVTLWNVPKLLQQTQIMFSLMKEQVGHIQVPVSLAHSIYDLTIPYREMEKLAEVIGRSAPVKTTVLERSGHRIFPVSQDMDTAIQVIHDFLEADCQAMRDCWPIRYSG; the protein is encoded by the coding sequence ATGGACGGTGCGAAAAAAGGGGTCCTGCTGATTCATGGGTTGACCGGTTCTCCGCTAGAGATGCAGCCGATTGAGTCCTGTCTTCGGCAGGGAGGCTATTACACCCGGCTGATTACCTTGCCCGGACACGGGGAGCGGCCTGAGAAGCGCTTTTTTGAAACCTCCGCCCTGGAGATTCTGGATCACTGCGCCGCCGAGTATGAGCGCTTTGCCAGTCTGGTGGATGAGGTTTACATTGTGGGGCACTCGCTGGGCGGCATTTGCACCCTGTTGACGGCGGCAGTGCGCCCCCCGAAGTTGGGCGGCATTGTGGTTTTTTCCGCCCCGTACGAGCATGCCTACTTTTATAATCACCTGCGGGGACTGACTCAAATGTCTTTCCCGCAGCTGGTGCGCAGTATTTATTTGGCTCCGCGAGACAGGATTGTCTTCAACCGACCGGATGTGACACTGTGGAATGTGCCCAAGCTGCTGCAACAAACCCAGATTATGTTTTCGCTGATGAAGGAGCAGGTGGGGCATATTCAGGTGCCGGTCAGTCTGGCCCATTCCATTTATGATCTCACCATCCCCTACCGGGAAATGGAAAAACTGGCCGAGGTCATCGGACGCTCGGCCCCGGTCAAGACCACGGTGCTGGAACGTTCCGGGCACCGTATTTTTCCGGTCAGTCAGGATATGGACACCGCAATACAGGTTATTCACGATTTTCTGGAAGCGGATTGTCAAGCCATGCGGGACTGCTGGCCCATTCGATATTCCGGTTAG